Sequence from the Trichocoleus sp. FACHB-46 genome:
AACCCTTTATCCAAATGCTTCGGGATGAGCAGGAGCTATGCCTGTTTACTGATGAGTTTCGCACTCCTGCCAGTGGTACGACAGCCGCTCAAGGACTCCTACTAGCGCTTGAAAAGGTGCAAGGCTATATGCATTTGGGTGGGGAAGAACGCATCTCCCGTTATGAGTTTGGCCGCTTACTAGTAGAAGTGCTGGGATTACCAGAAACAGGACTCAAAGCGGGCCGCCAACAAGATGTAAAAATGGCTGCCCCTAGACCGCCCGATGTTTCTCTCGATAGCTCGCTGGCCTTTTCGCTAGGCTATGCGCCGTTGTCTCTACGCGAAGAATTAGAGGCATTAAGAGGTAGGGTCTAGGCGATCGCGTCTAGGGCTTCTATCACAGCCATGGACAGTATTTATTTTGCTCGCATCGTTACCAATAACTAAGCAAAGCTGACGACTAAGCTCACTCACTCCCGAAAGCACAGCGAGCGAAGCAAGGAAAGCTTTAGACGGTCAGGTGCATCGTCTTGTTTGGTGGCTATTGGTCAATTTCAGGATGGGAATTGTTCATACCAATGCGGTTTAAATTGCCTAGAAGCGTAAAAGTAGTCAACTATCGCTTTGGCAAATGGAAGGACGTAAGGCACAGGCTCATTGACAAGTTTGCTCCAAATAGATTGATTGGAATAACCAACGTGTTCTCTATCAACCGTTTTCATATGGATAATGTTGTTGCGTAGCTCTTCCAGAGCAACAAAATCGTGCCATACCTTTGTTCCCTTTGGAGAAGACATTCCACTTATGGCTGGTAGAATATCACCCAATTTTGTCCGTAGGCTTAAAGACCGTTCGATTTGTACCTTGTTATAAACCTCGCTGCATTTGGACTTAGGTATTGTGTAAACGAAGTCGTCTGGTATCTCTTCGTTTGCGAACGCTTCAAGCGCAGTATAGGCAAAGACTACTGATGCCATTATTTCTTCTAGATACGAGAAAACATCTTCATCGGCAAGAAAATGTGAGTCTGGGCCAGAAGAAAATGTTTGGGCGGCAACGCGAGCTGCCTCATAATGCCTTCTGGACAAGTTAAGAAACAAAGCAGTTGCATTTGGAATTGGAAAGGCAACACGATTAGCTTTGTAATCTATTTCAGCGACTCCTTTACCAATTGCTCCAACTGGTAGGGAAGTATTGCTGCCTGGCAGTGTTGCCGGCGCTGTAAGGCGCACCACGATATGACAGCGCCAGTCTACCTTTGTTAAGTGTCCCTCTTCCATTTCAATCCTTTAGCCTTGGACCGAGTAGTTTATCGAATCTACCAGATGCGACGAAGTCGCGCTCAGCCGCCGAACTATCATTAAATTGAAACTTTCCGTATAACTTGTGAAAAAAGGCAGATAGGCAAGTAGTTTCTGTATAACAGCCCGAATCAGTTTGATATGCAGAACGACTCTGCATATTTGTGGATTCAGTAGACCTCTTTTACAAATCCGATAGGAAGCATAATGAGTCCTAAGCAGTGATTATTACTTCCTGAACTGAAACGGGCTACATTTGAAATCGGGCTTGAATGCGATCGCTTCAAAAACATAGCCAGAGAAGAAGTTTGCAGATACTCCTCTCTGGCTACGATTTTTAAGGATAAGTTGCGATCGCGCTTACACAGTTACTTGAGCACGGCTCACAGTTGCTAGCGCTTCTACCAAGCTGCGAACCACTGCAATCATGGCAACTTCACTGTTGAGTTGGTTCACTGCAGAACCTACACCTACACCAGCCGCGCCAGCCGCGATCGCCAGCGGTGCTGTGACGCTAGACAAACCAGAGGCACAGAGGACAGGAACGCTAACCGCACGAGAAATTTCTGCGGCGGCTGCCAGGGTGGGAGCGGCTTTCTCGATTAGGCCCAAGGTGCCAGGGTGAGCGGGAGCGCTGCTGGTGCCGCCTTCCGTTTGAATGATGTCTGCACCAGCTTTCACCAATTCTTCTGCCAACTGCACTTGCTGGTCGAGGGGCAGAATGTGAGGCACGGTCACAGATAAAGTGATGTCAGGCAGGAGAGCGCGGGTGGCTTTGGTCAGAGCCAACACTTCCTCTGCCTCAAAGCGACGACCTTGAGCGTAGAAGCTATCAAAGTTGCCAATTTCGATTAAGTCAGCACCTGCTTCGACTGCGGCCACAAATTGCTCAGGTTCTACCGCAGAAACGCAGAGCGGCAGACTGATAGCTTGACGCACTTGGCGTACGAGTTCAGGATCAGCAGCGATATCAACGAACGTCGCGCCACCCAGCTCAGCCGCTTTAGCAACTGCTAAAACGTTCTCTGCATCAAAATTATGCAAACCGCTGATAATTTTGAGCGCACGGCCTTGCTCGAAAGCGCTTTGTAGCGTGGGAAGAATGGTCATGATCCATCTCAAGGTAAAAAACGTATGGATCATTTTGGCATTCCTAGTAGCTGGATACTAGTCCCTGCTGAAAGTTACATTACAAGCAGGCTGAACATTCCCACCCTATAGAGCAGGAACTACTCTATGAATCGCTTAAATCGTTTGGTGCGGCAATATCACCGCAAAATTGCTTTAGTTCTGGCCTTACCCCTGCTCCTGACAGTATTGACTGGCATGGCCTACACGATCTTGGTGGAGTGGTTTCAGCAAGGAGCGATCGCGCCAACCATTCTCAGTCTGCATAACGGTGAGATTTTTCGTTTAGGCGGCATTTACCCGATTCTGAATGGTTTGGGGTTGTTAGGGTTGCTGGCAACAGGCTTACCTATGACCAGTTTGTTTTCCAAACGGCGCACACAAAAAGAAGCCAGCGATCGCTAGCTTCCTTGGCATTTCATTCATAAATTGAAGAGAAAAAGGAGCGAGGGCTTAGAATCCTTCTTCCTCGTACTCAGGCGCTTTGGTTTTCTCAGGAATGTTTAGCTTTTGCGGTTTGTAAGGCTTGTCATCGGCCCAGGCATCTTCTACTATCTCTTCTTCGTAGGTGCCCGCAAAATCATCTTCGTAGTCATCATCGTAGCTGGAGGTATAGCGATCGCGATCGGTGGCTTCGCTCCAGTTGTCCTCTTCGTCGTAGTAAGCAGGCTCGACTTGGCGTTGCTGACGCAGTTGCTTCGGAGCGGGTTGACTTCCCCAGTCATCTTCACTCCAAGCTTCTTCCACTACAGGCTGCGGGGTACGTAGGGGTTGCTGCATCGTGGGAATCCGCACGCCACTACCTAGTTGGTTTTCGGCGGGAGTGGTGGGCAGAATGTAGTCTTCCTCTTCCTCGCGTTCCCAAGGGGCACGACCAATGCCGATGCGCTCTAGCAGACCCACGGTGAGTTGTGTGACTCGCTCTTCTGCTCCTTCAAACACAATCAGGCGATCGGGGCCACTGCTGACAATTTCTTCAATTGGCAACTCGTAGGTGCTAACGACTTGGTCAGGAATCAGTGGCACTCCTAAGGTGGCAATAATCAAAGAATAAACTTTGCCATCCTCAACGTTGAAGCGGAAGCCACGTACCCGACCCAGCATTTCACCCGTTTCTGTAATCACTTCGCTATTGATCAGGGTGCTATAGCCGTCAATATTGATGTCGTCAAGGACGGTGTCGTTGTCGACCAGGGCCACATCGCCAATCTGACGAATGCTGCTCAAGCTCATAAACTGAGGCATGTTACCTAGGACGCCGGAAAGCAGGTTTTCCCGGAGGCCGAGCGCGACGACTTCCCGCCGATCCACGTCAACCCACAACTGACTGACGACTCCCAAACGCTTACCGGTATCGCGGGTAATCACTTGAGTGCCAAGGAGATCGGAGCGTTGCCAGATTTTGTCAGATGTCATTATGTCCGAGTCCTGATCGTGAATCCTAGCTATTAAGTATCAATATTACTAAATCATACCGAGGCACTTTGAGGCTCTAGTTTAATGCCTATAACTTGAGTATGCGCCCCACGAGCTTGGGTAACGCCAATCGTGCGCTCAGCAGACTCAATCATAGGACGGCGAAGACTCACTACAATAAACTGCGCTTGTTGGGCCTGTTGCCTAATCATTCTAGCTAATCGCTCCACGTTTGCTCCATCCAAGAACATGTCTACCTCGTCAAAGGCATAGAACGGTGAGGGACGGTAGCGTTGTAGAGCAAAGATAAAACTGAGCGCTGTCAGGGATTTTTCACCCCCCGACATCGAGGCGAGTCGTTGCACAGGTTTGCCTTTCGGGTGTGCAACTAGATTTAAGCCACTATTAAATGGATCCTGGTGATCATCCAGTTGCAAATGCCCGTCGCCATCGGAGAGTTCGGCAAAGATCACTTGGAAATTCGCATTCACCGCATCGAATGCTTCTTTGAAGGCTCGCTGCCGCAGAGTAGTGAAGTTCTCAATCCGCAATAACAGCTCGGTGCGTTCTTCTTCCAGAATGGTGAGCTTTTGCGTCAGTTCTTCTAGACGGGCTTGGGTGCGATCGTACTCTTCTAGGGCCAGCATGTTGACAGGCTCCATCGCCTGAATCCGCTTTTGCAGCGATCGCAACTCCTGCTGCAACTGCTCTAAACCTAGATTTTCAGGAAGTTCAGGTAATGGATCGGGCAAGTCTGCTTGTTGTTCGGTGAGCTGTTGCTGAAGTTCTGCCAACTGTTGCCGCTGGGCGAGGAGGGTTTCTTGCAGTTTTTGCCGCTGCCACTCTAGTTGTTGTTGAGCGGTTTGTCGTTCGCGCAGTTGTCGCTCTAGGCGATCGCGGGCTTGTTTAGAAACCCCCAACGTTTTCTCTAAGGTCGCGAGTTCAGCTTGGGTTTGAGCAATCTGCCGCTGGAGCGCGGCTTGTTGTTCGCTTAGGCCAGCTTGCTGATTTACTTGGGTCGTTTGCTGAGTGCGATACTCTTGCAGGCGGGTTTGGCCTTGCTGCACCTTTTCTTGCAAACGTTGTTGTTGATTTTCCAGGTCTTTGAGTCGTTGTTCAGCGGCACGCAACGCTAACTCTCGCTCATGCAGTTGGGCTTCTTGAGCCCGAATCGCAACCTGAATTTGCTGCCACTCACTATGGGTCTGCGACTGCTCTAACTCAGCCAGGGTTTGCCGCCATATTTGCAGTTGTGCTTCTTGGGTGGGAATGTCAGTTTCTAGAGTTTGTAGCCGCGTCTGAGCCGTGGCTAACTCTTGAGAGTTTTGCTGAAGTTGGGTTTCTAGTTGCGATCGCTGCTGGGTAAGGCTCTTTAGCTCTTTTTGCACCTGCTCGACTTGCAGTTGGTTTTCCCGATGAGCTTGGCGAGCTTCAATTAGCTCTTGCGATCGCTGCTTCACTGCAACCGAAGCTTTGGCGATCTCATTGGTGCAACGGTTAAGGATGCGATCGATCTCTTGTAAGCGTTTTTTCAGCTCTACAATTTCTGCCGATTCCATAGGGTCAGCCTTACCGAAATGGATCGCATAACGGCTATCGCTACTGCCCCCGCTCATCGCACCACTAACTTCTAGCAATTCGCCATCTAGCGTCACTATGCGGTGCTTCCCTAAATGACGCCGCGCATCCTTCAAAGTCTCGAAGACAATTGTGTAGCCAAACACATAGGCAAACACATCAAGATAGCGCGGATCGCATTCGATTAGGTTTACGGCGTAGTCCACAAAGCCAGAACCAATCCGTTCCCAAGGCGCATTGGAAATCCGAGGGGCTTGGATTTTGTTGAGCGGTAGAAAAGTGGCTCGTCCCGCCCGCTTTTGCTTTAGCAGCTCAATCCCAGCCGCCGCTACGGCATCATCTTCCACGACTAACTGGCCTAAGCGACCACCTGCCGCAGTTTCTAAAGCCAACTGATACTGTGGCTCCACTCGACCCAGTTGCGCTACCAAACCGCAGACACCGGGCATCCCGGTTTGAAGAATCAGCCGCGTTGCATGAGTTCCTTGTGATTCCTGGGCGGCTTGTGCTTGGGCTTCTAGTTTATCTAGGCGGCGATGCTTCTCTCGTTGCTCTTGTAGTAAGCGGGTTTCGGTCTCTTTTTGGATTTGTAGATTTTGCTCAGTGCTTGCGACGGCTTGGGCGAGTTCTTGCACCTTCTGAGCTAAGCGATCGCGCATCTCACTTTGCTGGGTGGCGATCGCTTCCTTCTCAGCTATTTCCTGAACGACCGACTGCAATAACTGAGTCTGTTCTTGAATCTGCCGCTCTAGTTGCGTCGTCCGTTCCCGTAACTGTGCTTGCTCGGTGCGTTGCGGTTCCAAGGTTTGCAGCAGTGTGTCAATCTGTTGGTGCAGGCTGGTTTGTTGCTGCACCCAAACTTCGGAGGCAGAGGCGATCGCACTAGCAGCTTCGCGGTTTTGATTTAAGGCACTCTCCGCCTCATCCCGCGCTTTTTGTAGAGGGGCTAGGCTTTGGGTTCCTGTGGTTTGTTGCTGAGCCAGGTTTTCCAGAGTCTTGAGATGTTCCTGGATTTCCTGCTGCATTCTGGTCAGATTTGCCGCCGTTTCTTGACTGGCTTTGGTCAAATCTAGCTCTTGTCTTTGCAGTTGCCGTAACTCAGCTTCACGGGTAGCAAGGGTAGCTTGAAGCGCAAGCTGTTCTTCCTCACCTAAGGCTTTCACCCGACTGTTAAGTTCTTCTAGTTCTGCTGTGGCTTGTTGTACTTCAGCCGCAACCGTAGTCAGTTGTGCGGCCAGTTCTGTTGTCTGGCGATCGCCTGCTTCAATCTGCTGATGTAGGCCCTGTGCCTGCCGTTGCTGAGTGCGCCAAGCCAGTACGCCTTCCCACTGTTCTTTGGCTTGCAGTTCTTTACGTAATTTCTGATATTTCTCAGCTTTGACGCGGTCTTGCGCCAAGCGATCGCGCTGCACCACTAATTCATTTTCGACAATGCGAAAGCGGTCCTCGCGTTCTTTAACCGCATCAAGCTTGTCTTTGGCTTGAATAATCTTGCGATCGAAGGATGCCACCCCAGCCAGCTCATCAATGATGGCGCGACGCTCGCGGGGGTTCATCGAAATGATGCTGGTTACGTCCCCTTGGAGCACCACGTTGTAACCTTCCGGGTAAATCCGTAGCCGATTTAGATGCTCATGCAGTTCAGTGAGGGTGCAAGGTTCCCCGTTGATGTAGTAGTTGGAAGTGTAGGTGCCTTGCTGCGTTACCCGGAGCTTTCGCGTTACGGTCCAGTCACTCGACTCCGGACTTTGCAGCTTAAACTTGTTCTCCGAGTTGGGGTTCTCAGCCGCTAGGTTCGGGAGTTCGTCTTCGAGATCAAAAGTGACGGTGACACTGGCTTCAACGGTAGAGCGTCCGCGTGCAGTTTGTTGGTTGTTGACCAAGTCAGGCAGTCGCTCAGCCCGCATTCCCTTGGAACTAGACAAGCCTAAAGCAAACAGCAACGCATCCAAAATATTAGATTTTCCTGATCCGTTTGGTCCCGAGACCACAGTAAAACCAGGGAGCAACGGGACTGGAGTCGTGCCGCCAAAAGATTTGAAATTGGAGAGTTCTACCCGCTTGACGTACACCACTAGCGAAGCTTCTAGCAAGTACAAATTTACTAACTACTGTACCAGATGACAATCACCAGATGACAATAATGTCCAACAGAGTAGCACGAGCCTATTCAGATGGAGTCAAAAATTCAACAATTTCCTGAAGCCTTACAGCGATCGCGCCAACTGAGCTGAATTGGCATCTGTGAGACGAATCTGTACTTGCTCTCCTAAGTTCAGGCGATCGTATTCCTCGCAAGGCAGGTTCCATGCTCCTGATTTGGCTTCAGGTTTTTGAAACCAACCGTTTTTCACTAGGTAGCTGCCAGATAAACGGCAAGTGGCACGAGTAGCTGAAATTCTTTGAGGAGGCAACTGTACTAGATTGATGTCGATGGAACGTCGCTCAGCCGCATCCTGACCCACTCGCTGATGGGTCTGTTGGGGCACCCACTCTTTGACACGATAAGTCATCCAGGTGTCATGCACTGGAACTGTTGCCATAATGGGCTTTTGCACAGGCACGACACGAGTGCTAAAGATTGGAACTTCACGCGTATGCTCCACTTGCCGAGTGCTGTAGACTGGGACTTCGCGCCTATGCTTCACTTGTCGAGTGCTAAAGATTGGGACGGTACGAGTTCGGGGAATTTTGCGAGTGCTATAAAGCAGAATAGTGCGAGTGCGGGGAATTTTGCGGGTACTGTAAACCGGAATCTCATGGCAAACTCGCTTGCCCAGCCCGTTACCTTGACTGGTGACTTTACACTCCGACTTAGTACCCGATTGGTAGCGCTCCGAATCGTAATAAGTCTCAGTACGAGTGCCGCTTTGATATTCTTCCGAGTCGTAATAAGTCTCGGTGCGAGTACCGCTTTGATATTGTTCTGGTTGAGTATAAATCTCAGTACGAGTGCCGCTCTGATATTGCTCTGGTTCGTAGTAAGTCTCGGTGCGAGTGCCACTTTGGTACTGCTCGCTCACCATGACTGTACGCACACCTTGCCGTTTTTGGCTTACCCCTCGCTGTTTCCGAATGGATTTGAGAATAGTGGCATTGGTTGGAACCGACTCATCCCAGCCTTGGCGAGTAGATGTCTTCTGTGTTTGCACATCTACCTCGACGGTCCACTGCAAGTCAGTGACCTGCACTTTCAGCAAGGTAGGATCCTTGGTGCCCACAGACTCAACTGCACCATTCCAGAAAACGCCACTGACTACAGTCAGTCCTAGGGCTCCAGCTGTTAGCCAGCCTAATCGACTATTGTTTCCTGACGGGTTAAAGCCGTTGGAGGGTGAGTGGTCCATTGAACGTGAGGGAGCAATGGTAGGAGACTCGCTCTGACGCTGTACTAGCTCTCCAATCACGGATAAACTTGGGGCTTGCTGATCTGCTGCTGAATCGCCGGTAATGCCTCCCACCGCAGAGATTTGATAGCTGTTGCAATTACTGCACTGTAAAAGTTCGGCAGACAGCCCTACATCTTCATTGACGGCTTCACAGACCTTACAAACCCAAAAAGGCGGGCGATTGATTAAACTGGGGTCCGTAATTAGCTGACTATCTGACGCTTCGTACAGTTTTACGGCTTCTGTACGCCAATAGAAACAGCTGGGGCAGCGATTCCCCTGAGAGTTGAAGACAGCACTGATATGAAGTTGTCCACAATGAGGGCAATCCCAAAACAATTCTACGTATTCAACTGTTTCCATAGGGCTTAGGGAGCTTGAAGTTGGTAGGTGCTACAAGCCAATAACTTCTGAGAACGGAAAAATTCTCGTTTAGGTGTACTAACAATCGTGAATTTTCGTGAGCAAGATTTAGTGGCTATGTCGAGTGTTTCTATAGAGAGCGATCGCCCCAAATCTCCTAATCGCATAGCTTTTAGCTTTCAGCTAAGAGAATGATAGTGTCTTGAGACGAAAAGGTGATGGGCTGGTCTTTTTTGGGATTGATTACCACACCGTAAGCTCTAGCCACATTATTAGCATCAGCTTTGCAACGGTAACCGATCGCCGATTCCCCTCGTTGTCTGGCTGCCTCAACCACGGTGTAGAAATTCATAGGTTGAGCGATCGCCACATAATCATCTACTGGCTTCAGGTAAATCTCAGAACCTTCTGGGTTGAAGAGGTCAGCGAATACGGCATTTAAGCTTTTTTGTTCTGCCACTTGAGCCAACATTCGACTGATGATCTGCTCACTAATGACAAAATCATCGGGTCGCGCCACCTGAGCTAAAGCTTGGTTCCGTACATCCAGAATTTCTGTGACGATTTGGAAATCGTGGTTGTGGCGATTAGCGATATCCCGCAGGTGCAGTAGTCTGACAAGCGTTTCGGCATCTGACTCCTCAGGATCGAGATCCGGATTGCACAAAACCACGACATGGTCATATTGAGTCAAGTTCAGGCTCTCTAGGACCCGGCGATCGGTGGGGTCTCCAGCGCGATACTGCATCGTTTGTTTCTGTAACTTGAGGGTTTCCGCTGAGAGGTCAACCTCTGCTTCCGGAAACCCAGGAGCCACGGTCACTGTAGAACTAGGGGCAACGTATTGATCGAGCTGCTGGATGATTTCAACGACGCGATCGTTCCAACCCAAAATTAAGGTATGTTCGGCGGCAGCTGGAGGACGATTGCTCAACTGAATCGCTGATACATTGATGGGTGGCTCTGAGTGAGTAGAGAGCTGCATGGTGTCGTCATCTTCGCTAATCAAGATGAGTTGCTCACCTGGTTGGAGCGGTGTTTCTACAGGGGGGTTGAGCTGAATGGTGCCATCAGTATGTTTAATCCCAATCACCGTGGAATCGTTGTAAGCCAGAAGCGCTTTACCATAGGGCTGT
This genomic interval carries:
- a CDS encoding DUF561 domain-containing protein — its product is MTILPTLQSAFEQGRALKIISGLHNFDAENVLAVAKAAELGGATFVDIAADPELVRQVRQAISLPLCVSAVEPEQFVAAVEAGADLIEIGNFDSFYAQGRRFEAEEVLALTKATRALLPDITLSVTVPHILPLDQQVQLAEELVKAGADIIQTEGGTSSAPAHPGTLGLIEKAAPTLAAAAEISRAVSVPVLCASGLSSVTAPLAIAAGAAGVGVGSAVNQLNSEVAMIAVVRSLVEALATVSRAQVTV
- a CDS encoding peptidase; this encodes MNRLNRLVRQYHRKIALVLALPLLLTVLTGMAYTILVEWFQQGAIAPTILSLHNGEIFRLGGIYPILNGLGLLGLLATGLPMTSLFSKRRTQKEASDR
- a CDS encoding PRC-barrel domain-containing protein, coding for MTSDKIWQRSDLLGTQVITRDTGKRLGVVSQLWVDVDRREVVALGLRENLLSGVLGNMPQFMSLSSIRQIGDVALVDNDTVLDDINIDGYSTLINSEVITETGEMLGRVRGFRFNVEDGKVYSLIIATLGVPLIPDQVVSTYELPIEEIVSSGPDRLIVFEGAEERVTQLTVGLLERIGIGRAPWEREEEEDYILPTTPAENQLGSGVRIPTMQQPLRTPQPVVEEAWSEDDWGSQPAPKQLRQQRQVEPAYYDEEDNWSEATDRDRYTSSYDDDYEDDFAGTYEEEIVEDAWADDKPYKPQKLNIPEKTKAPEYEEEGF
- the smc gene encoding chromosome segregation protein SMC, producing MLEASLVVYVKRVELSNFKSFGGTTPVPLLPGFTVVSGPNGSGKSNILDALLFALGLSSSKGMRAERLPDLVNNQQTARGRSTVEASVTVTFDLEDELPNLAAENPNSENKFKLQSPESSDWTVTRKLRVTQQGTYTSNYYINGEPCTLTELHEHLNRLRIYPEGYNVVLQGDVTSIISMNPRERRAIIDELAGVASFDRKIIQAKDKLDAVKEREDRFRIVENELVVQRDRLAQDRVKAEKYQKLRKELQAKEQWEGVLAWRTQQRQAQGLHQQIEAGDRQTTELAAQLTTVAAEVQQATAELEELNSRVKALGEEEQLALQATLATREAELRQLQRQELDLTKASQETAANLTRMQQEIQEHLKTLENLAQQQTTGTQSLAPLQKARDEAESALNQNREAASAIASASEVWVQQQTSLHQQIDTLLQTLEPQRTEQAQLRERTTQLERQIQEQTQLLQSVVQEIAEKEAIATQQSEMRDRLAQKVQELAQAVASTEQNLQIQKETETRLLQEQREKHRRLDKLEAQAQAAQESQGTHATRLILQTGMPGVCGLVAQLGRVEPQYQLALETAAGGRLGQLVVEDDAVAAAGIELLKQKRAGRATFLPLNKIQAPRISNAPWERIGSGFVDYAVNLIECDPRYLDVFAYVFGYTIVFETLKDARRHLGKHRIVTLDGELLEVSGAMSGGSSDSRYAIHFGKADPMESAEIVELKKRLQEIDRILNRCTNEIAKASVAVKQRSQELIEARQAHRENQLQVEQVQKELKSLTQQRSQLETQLQQNSQELATAQTRLQTLETDIPTQEAQLQIWRQTLAELEQSQTHSEWQQIQVAIRAQEAQLHERELALRAAEQRLKDLENQQQRLQEKVQQGQTRLQEYRTQQTTQVNQQAGLSEQQAALQRQIAQTQAELATLEKTLGVSKQARDRLERQLRERQTAQQQLEWQRQKLQETLLAQRQQLAELQQQLTEQQADLPDPLPELPENLGLEQLQQELRSLQKRIQAMEPVNMLALEEYDRTQARLEELTQKLTILEEERTELLLRIENFTTLRQRAFKEAFDAVNANFQVIFAELSDGDGHLQLDDHQDPFNSGLNLVAHPKGKPVQRLASMSGGEKSLTALSFIFALQRYRPSPFYAFDEVDMFLDGANVERLARMIRQQAQQAQFIVVSLRRPMIESAERTIGVTQARGAHTQVIGIKLEPQSASV
- a CDS encoding potassium transporter TrkA, with the translated sequence MGKIAIADRLRYRFDNFMSRGTVSLVSGLALVSLAFILLMAFLVSLSGIAPEGGDRLSLPEAIWGVLMRTLDSGTVGGDTGWVFRFAMLFVTFGGIFVVSTLIGLLSSGIDTKLEDLRKGRSRVIETDHIVILGWSLQVFTLISELALANANRPDTCIVVLSEEDKMQMDIALADTLGKLPRIRLVCRTGSPSSMADLGMVSIQTARSIIILSPHNQRADTQLVKTLLAITNIPRSLPQPYHIVAQVQNPKSLDVINLVGQNEVEILLTNDLISRIVVQTCRQSGLSLVYMDLLDFSGNEIYFRTEPTLQGQPYGKALLAYNDSTVIGIKHTDGTIQLNPPVETPLQPGEQLILISEDDDTMQLSTHSEPPINVSAIQLSNRPPAAAEHTLILGWNDRVVEIIQQLDQYVAPSSTVTVAPGFPEAEVDLSAETLKLQKQTMQYRAGDPTDRRVLESLNLTQYDHVVVLCNPDLDPEESDAETLVRLLHLRDIANRHNHDFQIVTEILDVRNQALAQVARPDDFVISEQIISRMLAQVAEQKSLNAVFADLFNPEGSEIYLKPVDDYVAIAQPMNFYTVVEAARQRGESAIGYRCKADANNVARAYGVVINPKKDQPITFSSQDTIILLAES